From the genome of Triticum aestivum cultivar Chinese Spring chromosome 3B, IWGSC CS RefSeq v2.1, whole genome shotgun sequence, one region includes:
- the LOC123070173 gene encoding protein SGT1 homolog (The sequence of the model RefSeq protein was modified relative to this genomic sequence to represent the inferred CDS: added 78 bases not found in genome assembly) — MAAAAASDLESKAKEAFVDDDFELAAELYTQAIEAGPATAELYADRAQAHIKLGSYTEAVADANKAIELDPSMHKAYLRKGSACIKLEEYQTAKAALEVGSSYASGDSRFTRLMKECDDRIAEEASQVPVKNAAAAVASATSSGASSGATTVATEAEDQDGANMENAQPTIEVPSKPKYRHDYYNTPTEVVLTIFAKGVPADSVVVDFGEQMLSVSIELPGEEPYHFQPRLFSKIVPDKCKYTVLSTKVEMRLAKAEPVTWTSLDYTGKPKAPQKINVPAESAQRPSYPSSKSKKDWDKLEAEVKKQEKDEKLDGDAALNKFFREIYSDADEDMRRAMMKSFVESNGTVLSTNWKDVGKKTVEGSPPDGMELKKWEY; from the exons atggccgccgccgccgcgtcggatcTGGAGAGCAAGGCCAAGGAGGCCTTCGTCGACGACGACTTCGAGCTGGCCGCCGAGCTCTACACCCAGG AGGCTGTAGCTGATGCCAACAAAGCAATTGAACTTGATCCTTCGATGCATAAAGCATACCTTCGGAAGGG CTCTGCTTGCATCAAGCTGGAGGAATACCAAACTGCAAAGGCTGCTCTTGAAGTGGGTTCTTCTTATGCATCTGGTGACTCGAGGTTTACTCGTCTGATGAAGGAGTGTGATGATCGTATTGCTG AGGAGGCTAGCCAGGTGCCAGTAAAGAATGCCGCTGCGGCTGTTGCTTCAGCTACATCTTCGGGGGCATCTTCCGGGGCTACAACTGTGGCTACTGAAGCTGAGGACCAGGATGGCGCAAATATGGAGAATGCACAGCCAACGATAGAAGTGCCAAGCAAGCCCAAATACAG GCATGACTACTACAATACTCCTACAGAAGTGGTACTGACTATATTTGCTAAGGGTGTTCCAGCTGACAGCGTGGTTGTTGACTTTGGTGAACAGATG CTGAGTGTCTCAATTGAACTTCCCGGTGAGGAACCATACCATTTTCAGCCTCGTCTGTTTTCAAAG ATCGTCCCAGATAAGTGCAAGTATACTGTGTTGTCTACAAAGGTTGAAATGCGCCTTGCAAAAGCTGAGCCAGTAACTTGGACATCATTGGATTATACTGGTAAACCAAAGGCTCCTCAGAAGATAAATGTACCAG CTGAATCAGCCCAGAGGCCATCTTATCCATCATCAAAATCCAAAAAGGACTGGGATAAGCTTGAAGCTGAAGTGAAAAAACAG GAGAAGGATGAAAAACTTGATGGCGATGCTGCATTGAACAAATTTTTCCGTGAAATTTACAGTGATGCTGATGAAGATATGCGTAGAGCAATGATGAAGTCTTTT GTGGAGTCTAATGGAACCGTTCTCTCAACCAACTGGAAGGATGTCGGGAAAAAGACGGTTGAAGGAAGCCCTCCTGATGGAATGGAGCTCAAGAAGTGGGAGTATTAA